One region of Verrucomicrobiales bacterium genomic DNA includes:
- the rplO gene encoding 50S ribosomal protein L15, whose amino-acid sequence MSLRLHNLKPRPGAKHRRKRLGIGESSGHGKTSGRGGKGQSARSGSSIRPGFEGGQMPLFRRMPKRGFNNISHATRYLVVNVASLNSFADGATVDTAALRKIRVASGRLTKLKILGDGDLTRKLTVVAHAFTATAKAKIEAKGGKCELVTA is encoded by the coding sequence ATGTCACTTCGTCTCCATAATCTTAAACCTCGACCTGGTGCTAAACACCGCCGGAAGCGGCTTGGTATCGGTGAGTCCAGCGGCCACGGCAAAACCAGCGGTCGCGGTGGAAAAGGTCAGTCTGCTCGTTCAGGCAGCTCCATCCGTCCCGGGTTCGAAGGGGGCCAGATGCCCCTCTTCCGCCGTATGCCCAAGCGCGGGTTTAACAACATCAGCCACGCGACGCGCTATCTCGTTGTCAATGTGGCTTCTCTGAACAGCTTTGCTGATGGCGCGACCGTAGACACTGCGGCGCTCCGCAAAATTCGTGTTGCCTCTGGCCGCTTGACCAAGCTCAAGATTCTGGGCGATGGGGACTTGACCCGCAAGCTCACGGTCGTAGCTCATGCCTTCACCGCCACCGCCAAAGCCAAGATCGAGGCCAAAGGCGGTAAGTGCGAACTCGTAACAGCCTAA
- the rplQ gene encoding 50S ribosomal protein L17, which produces MRHLKRTAKLGRTSEHRKALLANLVCSLIKSKRITTTLAKAKAVRPVAEKILTLGKEGTLHARRLVAARLHQNSRSLFESKEVRLKWRQNEDVLRILFEDIAPLFKERNGGYTRIIRLGQRQGDAAEMAILEWVDKPASTEVVKTEEKAATAKA; this is translated from the coding sequence ATGCGCCACCTTAAGCGAACGGCTAAACTGGGCAGGACGTCTGAGCACCGCAAAGCGTTGCTAGCGAACCTGGTTTGCAGCCTCATCAAATCGAAACGAATCACCACCACGCTCGCCAAGGCGAAAGCTGTCCGGCCGGTAGCTGAGAAGATTCTTACCTTGGGCAAAGAGGGTACTCTCCATGCCCGCCGGCTCGTTGCAGCCCGCCTTCACCAGAATTCCCGCTCCCTTTTCGAGAGCAAGGAAGTTCGGCTGAAGTGGCGCCAGAACGAGGACGTTCTGCGGATCCTTTTCGAGGATATCGCCCCGCTGTTTAAGGAACGCAACGGTGGTTACACGCGCATCATCCGTCTGGGACAGCGCCAGGGTGACGCCGCTGAGATGGCCATTCTGGAGTGGGTCGACAAGCCTGCATCCACCGAGGTCGTGAAGACCGAGGAAAAGGCCGCCACCGCTAAGGCTTAA
- the infA gene encoding translation initiation factor IF-1, whose protein sequence is MAGEESIRVEGTVVDVLKPRLFRVELANGHHVLAHVSGKFRLQFVKLGAGDRVVLEMSPYDLSRGRIACSV, encoded by the coding sequence TTGGCCGGCGAAGAGAGTATCAGGGTCGAAGGGACGGTAGTAGACGTCCTGAAGCCTCGTTTGTTCCGGGTGGAACTGGCAAACGGGCATCATGTGCTGGCGCATGTCTCTGGAAAGTTCCGCCTTCAATTTGTGAAACTGGGTGCAGGGGATCGCGTGGTCCTCGAAATGTCACCCTACGATTTGTCGAGAGGGCGTATAGCCTGCTCGGTGTAA
- a CDS encoding DNA-directed RNA polymerase subunit alpha yields the protein MPKRLTKDEATATDTYAKFIAEPFETGYGHTIGNSLRRVLLSSLEGAAITSLKIDGAMHEFTTIDGVVEDMTDIVLNLKKVLFKAHSRETQTLLLSVNKEGAVYAGDIQLNQNIELVNPKQLICTLDKKKKFEMELEVKIGRGFCPGDENKKVDQPIGVVAIDSLFSPVTRVRYAVENARVGQRTDYDKLLVEVWTDGRMTPDDALTQASAILQHHLDVFVGYDKNAIEFEEVPDKQDDEKAKMRKLLNMSVNEIELSVRAANCLNNANITTVGQLAMKTESEMLKYRNFGKKSLNEIKEKLAALGLSLGMKFENELLEQPKEETKIVTE from the coding sequence ATGCCGAAGCGGTTGACCAAGGATGAGGCCACCGCCACCGACACGTATGCCAAGTTCATCGCCGAGCCCTTTGAAACGGGCTACGGTCATACTATTGGCAACTCCCTGCGTCGTGTGCTGTTGTCCTCGCTTGAGGGCGCTGCCATCACCTCTCTAAAGATCGATGGTGCCATGCACGAGTTCACCACCATCGACGGGGTGGTTGAGGACATGACCGACATCGTCCTGAATCTCAAGAAGGTCCTCTTCAAGGCGCATTCCCGTGAGACCCAGACCTTGTTGCTTTCGGTGAACAAGGAAGGTGCGGTGTATGCCGGAGATATCCAGCTGAACCAGAACATCGAGCTGGTGAACCCCAAGCAGCTGATTTGCACCCTCGACAAGAAGAAAAAGTTCGAGATGGAGCTGGAAGTGAAGATCGGTCGTGGCTTCTGTCCTGGCGACGAGAATAAGAAAGTGGACCAGCCGATCGGCGTGGTTGCGATCGATTCTCTGTTTTCTCCCGTGACGCGCGTGCGTTATGCCGTTGAGAACGCGCGGGTAGGCCAACGCACGGATTACGACAAGCTGTTGGTGGAGGTTTGGACGGACGGTCGTATGACCCCCGACGACGCCCTCACTCAGGCCTCCGCGATCCTTCAGCATCATCTTGATGTTTTTGTTGGATACGACAAAAACGCGATTGAATTTGAGGAAGTTCCTGACAAGCAGGACGACGAGAAGGCTAAGATGCGCAAGCTTCTCAATATGAGCGTCAACGAGATTGAGCTCAGCGTCCGTGCTGCGAACTGCCTGAACAATGCAAACATCACCACTGTCGGCCAGTTGGCGATGAAGACAGAGTCCGAGATGCTTAAGTACCGCAACTTCGGCAAGAAGTCGCTGAACGAGATCAAGGAGAAGCTGGCCGCTTTGGGCCTCAGTCTCGGTATGAAGTTCGAGAATGAGCTGCTCGAGCAGCCCAAGGAAGAAACCAAGATTGTCACAGAATAA
- the rpmJ gene encoding 50S ribosomal protein L36: protein MKVRASVKKLCENCKIVRRRGIIRVICSNARHKQRQG from the coding sequence ATGAAAGTCAGAGCATCAGTTAAAAAGCTTTGCGAAAACTGCAAAATCGTGCGGCGGCGGGGGATCATTCGGGTGATCTGCTCCAACGCGCGACATAAACAGCGGCAGGGGTAA
- a CDS encoding 50S ribosomal protein L18 has translation MQIQNKQRLRRLRKLRIRKVVVGTPVRPRLSVKFSNAHIYVQFIDDSARVTLAAASTKVKGGKSVLKANIDGATKLGKLAAEAALAKGIKKVVFDRNGIRYHGKVKALADAARLGGLEF, from the coding sequence ATGCAGATCCAGAACAAACAACGTCTACGCCGCCTCCGAAAGCTTCGCATTCGCAAGGTGGTCGTCGGCACACCGGTCCGCCCCCGCTTGTCTGTCAAATTCAGCAATGCGCACATCTACGTTCAATTCATCGACGATTCAGCCCGCGTCACTTTGGCGGCCGCCTCAACGAAGGTCAAAGGTGGCAAGTCGGTGCTCAAGGCGAACATCGATGGCGCGACCAAGTTAGGGAAACTCGCGGCTGAAGCTGCTTTGGCCAAAGGGATTAAGAAAGTTGTGTTTGACCGCAATGGCATTCGCTACCACGGGAAGGTGAAAGCGCTTGCTGACGCGGCTCGCCTGGGTGGTCTTGAATTTTAA
- a CDS encoding GTP cyclohydrolase I FolE2, which translates to MNHGDGLKANSVESGAIRVKSTLHDKQNERDHRELRIDKVGVRGLRFPVQVRDKAKSLQNTIATLTMCVDLPKEFKGTHMSRFLEVLNAHGNVVHVENIPDILFAMQHKLKAATSHLTMEFPFFLEKKAPVSGLSGLLDYVARFEATATGKEIDFVLTVKAPVTTLCPCSKAISRYGAHNQRGEVTVAIRSRNIVWIEDLIAIVESSASSELYSLLKREDEKAVTERAYENPVFVEDLVRNVAVKLNAHPEVTWYKVEAENYESIHNHNAYACIEKG; encoded by the coding sequence ATGAATCATGGTGATGGGCTAAAAGCGAACTCGGTCGAGTCTGGCGCGATCCGGGTTAAATCGACATTGCACGACAAGCAAAATGAACGGGACCACCGCGAACTTCGTATCGATAAAGTAGGCGTGCGCGGATTGAGATTTCCCGTGCAGGTGCGCGACAAGGCCAAGAGCCTCCAAAACACTATCGCCACCCTCACCATGTGCGTCGACCTGCCAAAAGAGTTCAAAGGCACCCACATGAGCCGGTTTTTGGAGGTCCTGAATGCCCACGGCAATGTGGTTCATGTGGAAAACATCCCGGACATTCTGTTTGCGATGCAGCACAAGCTCAAAGCGGCGACGTCCCATCTGACGATGGAATTCCCTTTCTTTCTCGAGAAGAAGGCACCGGTATCGGGTTTAAGCGGCTTGCTGGACTACGTCGCCCGATTCGAGGCGACCGCGACGGGCAAGGAGATCGATTTTGTACTGACCGTTAAGGCGCCAGTCACAACACTTTGTCCGTGTTCCAAGGCCATCAGCCGCTACGGAGCCCACAACCAAAGAGGCGAAGTGACTGTGGCGATCCGCTCAAGAAACATCGTGTGGATCGAGGATCTCATCGCCATCGTCGAAAGCTCGGCAAGCAGTGAGCTGTATTCCCTACTGAAGCGCGAAGACGAGAAGGCGGTCACCGAGCGAGCCTATGAAAACCCTGTGTTTGTGGAGGATCTGGTCAGGAACGTAGCCGTCAAGTTAAACGCCCATCCAGAGGTAACCTGGTACAAGGTGGAGGCCGAGAACTACGAAAGCATCCACAACCACAATGCCTATGCCTGCATCGAGAAAGGCTAA
- the map gene encoding type I methionyl aminopeptidase: protein MISIKNEREIVAMREAGRIAREVLEEVAAYVQPGMTTKKVDQYAGECIARHGAKSAFLGYKKYPCQICISVNEEVVHGLASERRVEFGDIVSLDVGVYWNGFVGDTAKTVAVGGCSLDAQRLMDVTEKSLAEGIAQARAGNRVVDISRAIQTCVESHGFSIVREFVGHGVGRSVHEEPQVPNYVDGKSSPKLRPGMTIAIEPMVNAGKPQVRQLNDGWTVVTKDGQLSAHFEHTVLITEAEAEILTWPAKRVSGSKGR from the coding sequence ATGATCAGCATCAAGAACGAGCGGGAGATCGTCGCGATGCGGGAAGCGGGTAGGATCGCTCGGGAAGTGTTGGAAGAAGTCGCTGCTTACGTTCAGCCCGGGATGACGACCAAGAAGGTCGATCAGTACGCTGGCGAATGTATTGCGCGCCATGGTGCGAAGAGTGCGTTTTTGGGATACAAGAAGTATCCGTGTCAGATTTGCATCTCGGTGAATGAAGAAGTGGTGCATGGTCTGGCTAGTGAGCGTCGCGTTGAGTTTGGCGACATTGTCAGCTTGGATGTTGGGGTCTACTGGAACGGATTTGTTGGGGATACGGCGAAGACCGTGGCGGTTGGCGGTTGCAGCCTGGATGCCCAACGTCTGATGGATGTGACCGAGAAGTCGCTGGCTGAGGGTATCGCCCAAGCGCGTGCGGGGAATCGGGTGGTTGACATTTCGCGGGCGATTCAGACCTGCGTTGAGTCCCACGGTTTTAGCATTGTTCGAGAATTTGTTGGCCATGGGGTAGGACGATCGGTCCATGAAGAGCCTCAGGTGCCGAACTATGTGGACGGTAAGAGCAGCCCGAAGCTGCGGCCCGGGATGACGATCGCGATCGAGCCGATGGTCAACGCGGGTAAGCCACAGGTTCGACAGTTAAATGACGGCTGGACAGTCGTTACCAAAGATGGTCAACTTTCTGCTCATTTTGAGCATACGGTTCTCATTACTGAGGCCGAAGCGGAGATTTTGACTTGGCCGGCGAAGAGAGTATCAGGGTCGAAGGGACGGTAG
- the rpsD gene encoding 30S ribosomal protein S4 produces MARYTGPRVRISRRFGVPIFGPTKYLERRNYGPGVHGPKSRRKFTDYGLGLIEKQKLRYYYGLMERQFRNVYERALRRRGVTGEQMLQILETRLDNVVYHLGFGLTRPAARQLVAHGHVKVNGRKVNVPSFALKVNDVVEVKDVTVSRQLAAKNLESSTSRTVPDWLSLNKEGFKGSVMRIPTRDEIHPIANEQAVVEFYSR; encoded by the coding sequence ATGGCTCGTTATACTGGTCCTCGCGTTCGAATTAGCCGCCGTTTCGGCGTGCCCATCTTTGGCCCCACGAAGTATCTGGAGCGCCGTAACTACGGCCCAGGTGTTCATGGCCCGAAGTCCCGTCGTAAGTTTACCGACTACGGCCTGGGGCTCATTGAGAAGCAAAAGCTGCGCTACTACTACGGGTTGATGGAACGTCAGTTCCGCAACGTCTATGAGCGCGCGCTCCGCCGTCGTGGTGTCACGGGCGAGCAGATGCTCCAGATTCTCGAGACTCGCCTCGACAATGTGGTGTATCACTTGGGTTTCGGACTCACCCGTCCGGCAGCACGTCAGTTGGTCGCACACGGCCACGTCAAGGTCAATGGCCGCAAGGTGAATGTGCCGTCGTTTGCCTTGAAGGTTAACGATGTGGTGGAAGTCAAGGACGTCACCGTCTCTCGCCAACTCGCTGCCAAAAACCTGGAGTCTTCCACCAGCCGTACGGTTCCCGACTGGCTTTCCTTGAACAAGGAAGGCTTTAAGGGGTCTGTGATGCGCATTCCTACTCGCGATGAGATCCATCCGATTGCGAATGAGCAGGCCGTTGTTGAATTTTATTCCCGCTAA
- the secY gene encoding preprotein translocase subunit SecY — MLGNIFNTFANCFKIPELKSRILFTLVVLALCRVVSMCPLPGLDGEALKNFFDQLAARAARGGDSGGSFLGMYSMFTGGALERCAVGSLGIMPYISATIVIQLLTAVIPSLSKLAREEGGRTKIIQYGRYLTVFLCLAEGLYMSTTWENPSTLFGGAEFPGKLVMYDNIIWYRIQTTIILTAGTMLLMWFGEQITERGIGNGTSLVISIGILARLPQSFLGLKDMFTGGETGEPSGFNIFYIIALVLLLLGVVAGVIAVLQAQRKVPVQYAQRAVGRKVVSGGSSFLPLRVNYAGVMPIIFAQAILMLPERALSFLGAQFSIPLFSRMATYLTEGAVLYIVLYGLMILFFSYFWVATQFNELQIADDLKKHGGYIPGVRPGQATSDFLHNAMSRITFAGAIFLTLIAVIPILLNREMKIPFQVATFFGGTSMLILVGVLLDTMRQMESHLMMRHYDGFLKKGRVRGRY; from the coding sequence ATGCTCGGCAACATTTTTAATACCTTCGCTAACTGCTTCAAGATCCCCGAACTGAAATCGAGGATTTTGTTCACGCTAGTTGTTTTGGCCTTGTGTCGAGTGGTGTCGATGTGCCCCCTGCCTGGTTTGGATGGGGAGGCGCTTAAGAACTTCTTCGACCAGCTTGCAGCGCGTGCAGCGAGGGGCGGAGATTCCGGTGGTTCCTTCCTGGGCATGTATAGCATGTTCACCGGAGGTGCCCTTGAGCGTTGCGCGGTGGGCTCCTTGGGCATCATGCCCTACATCAGTGCCACGATCGTTATTCAGTTGCTGACGGCGGTGATTCCCTCCTTGAGCAAGCTCGCTCGTGAAGAGGGCGGACGCACCAAGATCATTCAATATGGTCGTTATCTGACCGTGTTTCTCTGCTTGGCAGAAGGCCTCTACATGAGCACGACCTGGGAAAACCCCAGCACTCTGTTCGGTGGTGCTGAGTTTCCTGGTAAGCTGGTGATGTATGACAACATCATCTGGTACCGCATCCAGACGACGATCATCTTGACCGCTGGAACGATGCTCCTGATGTGGTTTGGTGAGCAGATCACCGAGCGCGGCATTGGCAACGGAACGTCACTGGTAATCAGTATCGGTATCTTGGCTCGGCTGCCTCAGTCCTTCCTGGGCCTCAAAGACATGTTCACCGGTGGAGAGACTGGTGAGCCCAGTGGCTTCAACATTTTCTATATTATTGCCTTGGTCTTACTGCTGCTCGGGGTGGTGGCCGGGGTTATCGCGGTGCTTCAGGCACAACGCAAGGTTCCGGTGCAGTATGCCCAGCGAGCTGTGGGGCGGAAGGTGGTTTCCGGAGGAAGTTCCTTCCTGCCGCTCCGAGTTAATTATGCGGGCGTCATGCCCATCATTTTCGCGCAAGCCATTCTGATGCTTCCGGAGCGCGCCCTGAGTTTCCTGGGGGCCCAGTTTTCGATCCCCCTCTTTTCGCGAATGGCCACCTATCTGACCGAAGGTGCTGTGCTCTACATCGTGCTTTACGGTCTGATGATTCTGTTTTTCTCCTACTTCTGGGTTGCCACGCAGTTTAATGAGCTGCAGATCGCGGATGACCTGAAAAAGCACGGGGGATACATTCCCGGTGTGCGTCCCGGTCAAGCCACCAGCGACTTCCTCCATAACGCGATGAGCCGGATTACCTTCGCGGGTGCCATTTTCCTGACGCTGATCGCTGTGATTCCGATTCTCCTGAACCGCGAGATGAAGATTCCATTCCAGGTTGCGACGTTCTTCGGTGGAACGAGCATGCTCATCCTGGTCGGTGTGCTTCTGGACACGATGAGACAGATGGAATCGCATCTGATGATGCGTCACTACGACGGGTTCCTTAAGAAGGGTCGGGTCCGTGGACGTTACTAA
- the rpsM gene encoding 30S ribosomal protein S13, which produces MARIIGVEIPGEKRIDIALRYIYGIGPVNAKIILERASIDASIRAKDLTEAQMSQIVHVIQEGKYVIEGDLRRELGLNLKRLQAIKCYRGVRHLKSLPVRGQRTQTNARTRKGPRRTVGVQRNPNAKTGIH; this is translated from the coding sequence ATGGCACGTATTATCGGAGTTGAAATTCCGGGTGAGAAGCGGATCGACATCGCTCTCCGCTACATTTACGGCATCGGGCCCGTGAATGCGAAGATCATCCTTGAGCGGGCGAGCATTGATGCGAGCATCCGGGCGAAGGATCTGACCGAAGCTCAGATGTCGCAAATTGTTCACGTCATCCAAGAGGGCAAGTATGTCATCGAGGGTGATCTCCGCCGAGAACTCGGGTTGAATCTGAAGCGGCTGCAAGCCATCAAATGCTATCGAGGTGTGCGGCATTTGAAGAGCCTTCCTGTCCGTGGGCAACGCACCCAGACCAACGCCCGCACACGCAAGGGACCGCGCCGCACCGTCGGTGTTCAGCGGAATCCCAATGCCAAAACGGGAATTCACTAA
- the rpsK gene encoding 30S ribosomal protein S11 produces the protein MADETKPAKTPAEKPAPEKSGDEAKPAKAKKAAAPAAAADKASADKAAAAPAAPAKPAEPVAGSAPTAAELLGDDANAKKIIKAKGSKNITTGIANILATFNNTQVAITDMQGNVIGWSSAGRVGFKGSRKSTAFAAQQVAQDAARQAMSHGMREVEIRVKGPGSGRESAIRALQAIGLEISVIKDVTPIPHNGCRPRKKRRV, from the coding sequence ATGGCCGACGAAACCAAGCCTGCAAAGACTCCTGCCGAAAAGCCTGCTCCCGAGAAGTCGGGCGACGAGGCTAAACCCGCTAAAGCCAAGAAGGCTGCGGCTCCTGCCGCTGCTGCCGACAAGGCGTCCGCGGACAAAGCAGCGGCCGCTCCTGCCGCCCCTGCGAAACCCGCCGAACCTGTTGCCGGGAGCGCTCCGACTGCCGCGGAACTCCTGGGTGATGATGCCAACGCCAAAAAGATCATCAAGGCGAAGGGCTCTAAGAACATCACTACGGGCATCGCCAACATCTTGGCGACCTTCAACAACACCCAAGTGGCCATCACGGACATGCAAGGCAACGTGATTGGTTGGTCCAGCGCCGGGCGCGTGGGCTTCAAGGGTAGCCGCAAGAGCACTGCTTTTGCCGCTCAACAGGTGGCCCAAGACGCCGCCCGCCAAGCCATGTCCCACGGCATGCGCGAGGTCGAGATCCGAGTCAAAGGTCCTGGTTCTGGCCGCGAATCCGCGATCCGAGCCCTGCAGGCGATTGGCTTGGAAATTTCCGTGATCAAGGACGTCACTCCGATCCCGCACAATGGATGCCGGCCCCGGAAGAAGCGTCGCGTGTAA
- the rpsE gene encoding 30S ribosomal protein S5 yields MKSNNEGAKPAGQPGNSSGGQGGGGGYFGGGGNRGGGRGPGRGPRRNRGDGDGDQNGNELAEKVVYINRSAKVVKGGRRFSFSALVVVGDKKGRVGLGLGKAGEVADAIRKGGEIAKGRMMPISLRDTTIPHEALADYCGARVLLRPASPGTGVIAGKTVRAVLESVGIRDVLSKSLGSKNPSNVVKATFAALRQLRLREDILRSRGIVVRTAAAAAPVAATPETPATT; encoded by the coding sequence ATCAAAAGCAATAACGAAGGTGCAAAGCCCGCTGGGCAGCCGGGTAACAGCTCGGGTGGCCAGGGTGGCGGGGGCGGCTATTTCGGTGGCGGCGGCAATCGCGGCGGCGGGCGTGGGCCTGGACGTGGACCTCGGCGTAACCGGGGCGATGGCGATGGCGACCAAAACGGCAACGAACTCGCCGAGAAAGTCGTTTATATCAATCGCTCCGCTAAGGTGGTTAAGGGCGGTCGTCGCTTCAGCTTCAGCGCTCTGGTTGTCGTTGGAGACAAAAAGGGCCGTGTAGGGTTGGGCCTTGGTAAAGCCGGGGAAGTGGCTGACGCGATCCGCAAAGGCGGGGAAATCGCCAAAGGACGCATGATGCCTATTTCTCTGCGCGATACCACCATCCCGCATGAGGCTTTGGCCGATTATTGCGGTGCTCGCGTGCTGTTGCGACCTGCCTCTCCCGGAACCGGGGTCATCGCCGGTAAGACCGTTCGGGCCGTTTTGGAATCCGTCGGCATCCGTGACGTTCTGAGCAAATCGCTGGGATCCAAAAATCCGTCCAATGTAGTCAAGGCAACCTTCGCCGCTCTGCGCCAGTTGCGCCTCCGCGAAGACATCCTGAGGAGCCGTGGCATCGTTGTGCGGACCGCTGCTGCGGCTGCACCGGTTGCTGCGACGCCTGAAACTCCTGCTACTACCTGA
- the rplF gene encoding 50S ribosomal protein L6 — protein sequence MSRIGKQPIAIPAKVKVEIKGSQLRVEGPKGKLDMTLPRRTSAKVADNQVVVSRDGEDAEAKAMHGLGRALVNNMVKGVSDGFVKKLEIQGVGFKAAVQGAVVNLSLGYSHPLNYPIPAQIKVTVEENTKLTIEGPDKALVGLVASEIRAFYPPEPYKGKGVRYSDEKVIRKEGKTVQ from the coding sequence ATGTCACGAATTGGTAAGCAACCGATTGCGATTCCCGCCAAAGTTAAGGTGGAGATCAAAGGCAGTCAGCTCCGCGTCGAGGGGCCCAAAGGTAAGCTCGACATGACTCTTCCGCGCCGCACGTCCGCCAAAGTGGCTGACAACCAGGTCGTGGTGTCCCGGGATGGGGAAGATGCTGAGGCCAAGGCCATGCACGGTTTAGGTCGTGCCTTGGTCAACAACATGGTCAAGGGCGTCAGCGATGGCTTCGTCAAGAAGCTCGAGATTCAAGGCGTCGGATTTAAGGCCGCTGTCCAAGGGGCAGTTGTCAATCTGAGCTTGGGGTATTCGCATCCCCTGAACTACCCCATTCCCGCCCAAATCAAGGTCACGGTCGAAGAAAACACCAAGCTGACCATTGAAGGGCCGGATAAGGCCTTGGTTGGTCTCGTGGCCTCCGAAATTCGGGCCTTCTACCCCCCTGAGCCTTACAAGGGCAAGGGCGTCCGCTACTCGGACGAAAAGGTGATCCGCAAGGAAGGCAAGACCGTACAGTAA